One Persephonella hydrogeniphila genomic region harbors:
- a CDS encoding IclR family transcriptional regulator has protein sequence MKKKGAKTSIEKALDLIETLKEKDNLGVTELSGILGLNKNNVFRILATLEVKGIVEQDKDTGHYRLGMKLLSLEYAYIKNLPFLKKAKPFMRHLRNRTLESVYISVLHKNSVVYIYSEETKRSVLVNSRIGKRYLAEETAAGKAILKSKKSTEFIVEEDIEGAEPEVVELATVIKDETNHPIAALSIIAPSERYKKEDREFMRSMLIETGRAISEKLSL, from the coding sequence ATGAAAAAGAAAGGCGCCAAAACTTCTATAGAAAAAGCACTTGATCTTATAGAGACACTAAAAGAAAAAGACAATCTGGGAGTTACAGAACTCAGTGGTATACTGGGGCTGAATAAAAATAATGTTTTTAGAATATTAGCAACTCTTGAAGTAAAGGGTATTGTTGAACAGGATAAAGATACAGGTCATTACAGACTGGGAATGAAACTTCTATCTTTAGAGTATGCCTATATAAAAAACCTTCCTTTTCTGAAAAAAGCAAAGCCTTTTATGAGGCATCTAAGAAATAGAACTCTTGAAAGTGTATACATATCAGTACTCCATAAAAACTCTGTAGTTTATATATACTCAGAAGAGACAAAAAGATCTGTCTTGGTTAATTCCAGAATAGGTAAAAGATATCTCGCAGAAGAAACAGCAGCAGGTAAAGCTATACTTAAAAGTAAAAAATCAACAGAGTTTATAGTAGAGGAAGATATAGAAGGAGCAGAACCTGAAGTAGTTGAACTGGCAACTGTAATAAAAGATGAGACAAACCACCCTATAGCTGCGCTTTCGATTATAGCACCATCAGAAAGATACAAAAAAGAAGATCGTGAGTTTATGAGAAGTATGCTTATAGAAACCGGTAGAGCTATATCAGAAAAATTAAGCTTATAA
- the miaA gene encoding tRNA (adenosine(37)-N6)-dimethylallyltransferase MiaA, with protein MKILVITGTTATGKTELSIQLAERLNGEIISADSMMVYRYMDIGTAKPTEEERRGIPHYLIDVVNPDEEFSVKDFLEMADRKIREISLKGKVPIVVGGTWLYIQALLYGLTDAPPTDWKLRKKLYEKDNKELYRLLENIDPEYSSKIHINDKKRIVRALEVYYIAGIPFSDYHKKHQFREKRYNFSGFVLHRPKDEIMHRVEQRVDDMLKKGLVDEVKKLLDMGYEKSLTAKQAIGYKELIPYMKGKISLNQARDAIIKNTKNFAKRQIRTFRSKFKDWNNIDVSSYTKQEVLDTIIKKYNSGGIKNEHTG; from the coding sequence ATGAAAATATTGGTGATTACAGGGACTACAGCTACAGGTAAAACAGAGCTGTCTATACAGCTTGCTGAAAGATTAAACGGTGAGATAATAAGTGCAGACTCTATGATGGTGTACAGATATATGGATATAGGAACAGCAAAACCTACAGAAGAGGAAAGGAGAGGAATTCCCCATTATCTTATTGATGTTGTCAATCCAGATGAGGAGTTTTCTGTAAAGGATTTTTTAGAAATGGCAGATAGGAAAATAAGAGAGATCTCTTTAAAGGGAAAAGTTCCTATAGTTGTTGGAGGGACGTGGTTATACATTCAGGCTCTTTTATACGGACTGACAGATGCTCCACCAACAGACTGGAAGTTAAGGAAAAAGCTATATGAAAAGGATAATAAAGAGCTCTACAGATTGTTAGAAAATATAGATCCTGAGTATTCTTCAAAGATACATATTAACGATAAGAAAAGGATTGTAAGAGCGTTAGAAGTTTATTACATAGCAGGAATCCCTTTTTCTGATTACCACAAAAAACACCAGTTTAGGGAAAAAAGATACAATTTTTCAGGTTTTGTTTTACACAGACCTAAAGATGAGATAATGCATAGAGTAGAGCAAAGGGTTGATGATATGCTTAAAAAGGGTCTTGTAGATGAAGTAAAAAAACTTTTAGATATGGGATATGAAAAATCACTAACAGCCAAACAGGCGATTGGCTATAAAGAGCTAATCCCTTATATGAAGGGAAAAATATCTCTTAATCAGGCAAGAGATGCTATAATCAAAAACACAAAGAATTTTGCAAAAAGACAGATAAGAACATTTAGATCAAAATTTAAAGACTGGAATAATATAGATGTTTCCTCCTATACAAAACAGGAAGTTTTAGATACAATTATAAAAAAATATAACAGTGGAGGAATAAAAAATGAACATACAGGATGA
- the hfq gene encoding RNA chaperone Hfq: protein MNIQDELLQELKEEGREVVIYLTRGTRITGKILEADQFTILLDVNGEKQLVYKHAISTIVAET from the coding sequence ATGAACATACAGGATGAACTTCTTCAGGAGCTAAAGGAAGAAGGGAGAGAAGTTGTTATATACCTGACAAGAGGAACCAGGATAACAGGAAAGATACTTGAGGCAGATCAGTTTACTATACTTTTAGATGTAAACGGAGAAAAACAGCTTGTGTATAAACATGCTATAAGCACAATAGTTGCAGAAACTTAA
- the hflX gene encoding GTPase HflX: MRCILVGVKTKDKTEKELKNSLSELEGLVEALNGKTLGKLYQKKEVPDPATFIGKGKAYQLKELAEGIEADTIVFDTDLSPVQITNIENITKTRVIDRTDLILSIFSERAKTRQAKLQVELATLQHQLPRVYGQKGKALSRIGGGMKTKGAGEKLGEIKVRRIKDRISKIKKELEQIKKQRKQQRKWRSKDPNILKVALVGYTNAGKSSLLNRLTKRDTFISDQLFATLDTKTSYIVFPDTGKKVVLTDTVGFVKDMPQEIMEAFMATLEEVEEADLLLHVVDVSDENWLEKLESVEKILKKINVIDKPSIVVLNKVDKIIPSPEFLDESEEEILTGHRDSVIISTEMGWNLDKLREKIKEYSLLLKEPSYYGGE; the protein is encoded by the coding sequence ATGAGGTGTATATTAGTAGGTGTAAAAACAAAGGATAAAACAGAAAAAGAGTTAAAAAACTCGTTATCAGAGCTTGAAGGTCTTGTTGAAGCTCTTAACGGTAAAACACTGGGTAAGCTTTACCAGAAAAAGGAAGTTCCTGATCCTGCTACTTTTATAGGAAAGGGAAAAGCGTATCAGCTTAAGGAACTTGCAGAAGGAATTGAAGCTGATACTATTGTTTTTGATACAGATCTATCTCCTGTTCAGATAACAAATATAGAAAATATTACAAAAACAAGGGTTATTGATAGAACAGACCTTATCCTCTCTATATTCTCAGAAAGAGCAAAAACCAGACAGGCTAAACTTCAGGTAGAACTGGCCACTCTCCAGCATCAGCTTCCAAGGGTGTACGGTCAAAAGGGAAAAGCGTTATCGAGAATAGGTGGTGGTATGAAAACAAAAGGAGCTGGAGAGAAACTCGGGGAGATAAAGGTAAGAAGGATAAAAGACAGGATATCAAAGATAAAAAAAGAGCTTGAGCAGATAAAAAAGCAGAGAAAACAGCAGAGAAAATGGAGGAGTAAAGACCCTAATATCCTGAAAGTAGCCCTTGTCGGATACACAAATGCAGGAAAATCAAGTCTTTTAAATAGACTTACAAAAAGAGATACCTTTATATCTGATCAGCTATTTGCAACCCTTGACACAAAAACATCTTATATAGTTTTTCCTGATACAGGTAAAAAAGTTGTTCTTACAGACACTGTAGGGTTTGTTAAAGATATGCCTCAGGAAATAATGGAAGCCTTTATGGCAACATTAGAGGAGGTTGAAGAGGCAGATTTATTACTCCATGTTGTTGATGTTTCAGACGAAAACTGGCTGGAAAAACTTGAATCTGTAGAAAAGATACTCAAAAAGATAAATGTGATTGACAAGCCTTCTATTGTTGTTTTAAACAAAGTAGATAAAATAATCCCATCACCTGAGTTTTTAGACGAATCAGAGGAAGAAATCTTAACAGGACATAGAGATTCTGTTATTATATCTACTGAGATGGGATGGAATTTAGATAAACTGAGAGAAAAAATAAAAGAGTACTCTTTATTGTTAAAAGAACCCAGTTATTACGGAGGGGAATAG
- a CDS encoding histidine triad nucleotide-binding protein, with protein MENCVFCKIINREIPADIVYEDDIMIAFKDIAPQAKVHILLVPKEHIPNNLYLEGRHKSVIGHIILKANEIAKQLGIAETGFRLIVNTGPHSGQEVPHIHWHLLGGEPLGRLICK; from the coding sequence ATGGAAAACTGTGTATTCTGCAAAATAATAAATAGAGAAATCCCAGCTGATATAGTATACGAAGACGATATTATGATAGCTTTTAAAGATATTGCTCCTCAGGCAAAAGTGCATATTTTACTGGTTCCAAAAGAACATATACCAAATAATCTATATCTTGAAGGAAGACATAAATCAGTTATAGGACATATAATACTTAAGGCAAACGAGATAGCAAAACAACTGGGGATAGCTGAAACAGGTTTCAGACTAATCGTAAATACAGGTCCACACTCAGGACAGGAAGTTCCACATATCCACTGGCATTTACTTGGAGGAGAACCACTGGGAAGGTTGATATGCAAGTAG